Proteins encoded within one genomic window of Hermetia illucens chromosome 2, iHerIll2.2.curated.20191125, whole genome shotgun sequence:
- the LOC119650213 gene encoding peroxiredoxin-6-like, with product MRLGATVPNFKAETTKGPIQFHDWQGDSWVVLFSHPADFTPVCTTELGRIASHNAEFVKRNVKLLAHSVDKVKSHIDWVNDIKSYCPDIHGEFPYPIIADEDRSLAVKFGMLDEQQKNDPEIAKTVRALYIISPDHVVRLSMFYPMSVGRNVDEIIRSIDALQLTTRITQIATPANWTPGTKVVIAPTVSDDEARKLFPGGIEFVTMPSGQNYVRTTTHYS from the exons ATGCGTTTGGGTGCAACCGTTCCAAATTTCAAGGCTGAAACCACCAAAGGACCAATTCAGTTTCATGACTGGCAGGGAGATTC aTGGGTGGTACTCTTttctcatcctgctgacttcacTCCTGTTTGCACAACGGAATTGGGAAGAATTGCTTCCCACAATGCTGAATTTGTGAAAAGGAACGTAAAATTATTGGCTCATTCAGTTGACAAAGTTAAAAGCCACATTGACTGGGTGAACGACATCAAATCATATTGTCCTGATATTCATGGAGAATTCCCATACCCGATCATTGCTGATGAGGATCGAAGTTTGGCTGTGAAATTTGGTATGCTCGATGAACAACAGAAAAATGATCCAGAAATTGCTAAAACTGTTCGGGCTTTGTATATTATTAGTCCTGATCATGTAGTTCGTCTTTCGATGTTTTATCCAATGTCAGTTGGCCGCAATGTTGA TGAAATTATTCGTTCTATCGATGCCTTGCAACTCACTACTCGAATTACGCAAATAGCGACCCCTGCAAACTGGACG CCTGGGACGAAAGTGGTGATTGCTCCAACTGTATCAGACGACGAGGCCAGAAAACTTTTCCCTGGGGGAATTGAGTTTGTCACTATGCCTTCGGGTCAAAACTACGTCCGAACTACGACTCATTACTCATAA